The Polaribacter sp. MED152 region AATATCTTTAGTAACCAATAAATAATTTAAACCTGTTCTTACTAAATAAACCAAGGCTAACATTGCCACTAAAGACATAATGTACGTCCAATACTTTTTTCGTAAAATAAATTTAGGAATTAGGTAGTAAATATTGATGTATACAAATATGATATGAATAGGAAATTCTACTAAATTCGATTTTATAGAATACCAATAATCATTAAAATAACTACCCCATCTTAAAACATTAAATAAAAAATATCCCAACCAAAACATCACGTGATATTTGATTGCAAAAGCGTTTCTCGGTTTTTTATTAAATGATATGATAATGGTTGTATTAAATGGTTTTTTTTGCTAAAAATGCATTAAGTTGCGACAATATTAATAATATATTTACTATTTGACAATAAAATTGCCAATACATTATTTTAAGAAAAACGCTAATAGATAAAACAAAGTTGTTTGTCTGTAAAAAGATGTTGTTTAGATATTTTTTTTTAAAACAAATTTGATAATGAATAGTTTGGCTCAACTTAAAACATAAAATAATTAAATTATGAAACACAATTTACGATTACTTTTCTTGTTTTCTTTTTTAGTGTTATTTGCTCAAACTTCTTTTGCGCAAACAAAAGAAATTTCAGGAACTGTAACTTCTAAAACCGATAACATTCCACTTCCAGGAGTAACAGTTATAATAGAAGGTACAACTGTAGGTACAGAAACTGATTTTGATGGAAAATATACATTGAAAGCAAATGTAGGAGACGTACTAGTTTACTCTTACTTAGGAATGAAAAGCCTAAAGAAAACAGTTGCAAACCAAACAACCATTAACGTAGCATTAGAAGATGATGCAGACCAATTAGACGAAGTTGTAATTACTGCTTTTGGCATAAAACGTGAAGCAAAAAAACTGGGTTATTTAGTTCAAGAAGTAAATAGTGAAGACTTAACAGTAGCTGCAGATCCAAATATGGCAACAGCTTTAAGAGGTAAAATTGCAGGGGTAGAAATTAGATCTGGAGCAACAGGCCCTGGTTCATCTACAAACATTACTATTAGAGGTATTAGCTCTTTAAGTGGTAGTAACCAACCCTTAATTGTTATTGATGGTGTTGTAGTTAGTAATACCAACATTGGTCAAGGAGATTTTGCTGGTGGGTTCGATTTTGGAGATGGTTTCTCTAACATAAACCCAGATGATATTGAAAGAATATCTGTTCTTAAATCAGGTAACGCAACTGCATTATATGGTTATAGAGGTGCAAATGGGGTAATCTTAATTACTACAAAATCTGGTAAATCTGGAAAAGTAAAAGTAGATGTTAGTTCTGCTGCTTCTTTCGATAATGTATTGGTTAGCCCTAAATTTCAAAACCAATATGGTCAAGGAAGATTTGATACTGCTACAAATACATTAGAATATAATATAATTGATGGTGGTAGTTGGGGTCCAAGATTAGATGGTACACAAAGAGAACGTTTTGACGGAGTTGGTACTGCAGAATATTCTGCAAATCCAGGAGACTTTAAAGACTTCTACAGCACAGGTACAACATTTACAAATAGTGTTATTGTATCTCAAGCAAAAAACGGAACAGACTTTAAATTATCTTATGGTAATTTATCAAATGAATCTATACAAAAAGGAGCTACTTTAAACAGACATAATTTTGGTTTAAAAGCCGGAATTGATGTTAACGAAAAAATTAGAGTTTCTGGTAAAATAGATTATACTAGACAAAAAGGAGAAAATAGACCAGAGCTAACAGATGGCCAGTCTAATACTATAAAGGCGCTTTCTACAAAGCCTAGAAATATCTCTAATAGTTTGCTAGCTAATAACTACTTAAAAGCAGATGGTACACCAAATAATTGGGCAGGTAGCTTTACCATGAACCCATATTATGCTACAAATACTTTATTAAATGAAGATGAAACTAACAGATATATAGGTTTAATCAGTTTAGATATAGACTTGTTAGAAGGTTTAAAATTAAATGCAAGAGCCTCTCAAGATTTATCTTTCACAAATGCTTTTATTTATAGAGAAAAAGGTGCTTTTGATATTGCTCCTAATGGTAAATTAGATGAGTTTAACACTACATCAAAAACTACAAGTTATGATTTACTTTTAAACTATAATACAGAACTTAGTGATGATTTTTCATTGACAGCTGCCTTTGGTTTAAACCAAATTAACAGTAGTTTTAAATCGATTGTAACTGTAGGAGAAACTTTTGTACAAGACAATTTCTTTTCTTTCAACAATTTTAAATCTAAAAACATCAATCCGTCTTTAGTAAGAAGTAAATCAAATTCTGTTTTTGGTTCTGCAACTTTTGGTTATAAAAATTATGCCTTCTTAGAAGTTACAGCACGTAATGATTGGTCTTCTACTTTACCTATAGATGATGCCTCGTTTTTCTACCCATCTGTTGGTGGTAGTGTAGTACTTAGTGATGCTATACCAAGTTTGGTAGATAATAATTTTCTTAGTTATTTAAAATTAAGAGCAGGTTATGCAAAAACAGGTAATGCTACAGACCCTTATAATTTACAGAATACTTATTTAATTTCTTCATCAGAATACAACAACCAATTGTTTTATTTCTTTGGCGTAAATGAAGAAGGTGCAGGTGCAGGTGCTTCTTTAAGAAACCCTAACTTAGTAGCAGAAATTTCTACCAATGTTGAGTTTGGTTTTGATACTCGTTTTTTTAATGATCGTCTAACATTCAATGCTACCTACTATAATATTGATACCAAAAATCAAATCTTAGAGCTTTCTTTACCACCATCAAGTGGTGCAAATCAGCAAGTAATTAATGCTGGTTTAATTAACAATAAAGGTTTTGAATTAGGTTTATCTGCAGAAGTTATTAAAAGCAAAGACTTTAACTGGACTACCAATGTTAATTTCTCTAAAAACATTAGTAAAATAGAAGAATTAGCTCAAGGTATAGAAGTTCAGGTAAGAGAGCGTCAATTTAATGATGTAGTACAAGTTGGAGGTAAATTAGGAGACCCACTTTGGTCTTTATTTGGCTCTACTTATGAAAGAGATACTAATGGCAACATTATGTACGATTCTAATGGTTTGCCAATGGTTGGTGGAATTGATAAAATAGGTTCTACAAATCCAGATGCATTAGCCAACTTAAGAAACACATTTACCTATAAAAACTTCTCATTATCTGTGTTATTAGATGCTAAGTTTGGTGGAGATGTATTCTCATTCTCAGATATGGTTCGTGCAACTTCAGGTACAGATGAAATTACTTTAGAAGGTAGAGAATATTTTACTGGAGGAAATGGAATTTTAGTACCAGATGGAGCTGTTATAGACGGAACTTTAGATCCTGATGTAGCTGCTAGAGGTGTAAATCCACAAGAATACTGGGGACGTTTAGGACAAATTTCAGAACGTTGGGTACAAGATGCAAGTTTTGTAAAACTAAGAGAGTTATCTATTAGTTACAACTTCCCTAACACAGTGTTAGACAAACTAAATATTTCTAGATTATCGTTAAGTTATTTTGGTAGAAATTTAGCAATCTTACATAAAAACACAGCAAATTTTGATCCAGAAACTGGGTTTAATAATAGCTTTAGTGGTGTTGAATATTTTGGATTCCCATCAACATCTAGTCATGGAATCAAATTAAATGTATCATTCTAAACTAATAAAAAGATGAAAATATTAAAATTTATAGCTATTAGTTTTATAGCATCAACACTTTTTTTGGGTTGTACAGATGGTTTTGAAGAAATCAACACAGACCCTTATAACCCAACAGAAGCACCTGTACAAGGAATAATGGCTGCTGTTCAGTATTACGAATTTGCAGAACCAAGGTTTCTTACTTGGAGAGGTAATTTAATTTACTCAAGTCAGTTTGCTAACCAATTTAGTTACAATTACGCTGGTGCTTGGTTTGGTGCAGATGCTTTTCAAAACAACCAAGGTTGGACAAATGCAATTTTTGACAACTCATATAAAAAGGTTACTCTAAGTAGTAGAAACCTTTTAAAGACCTACACAGAAACTAATGATGTTAATGGTGTAGCAGTTTCTAAAATTATGATGTCTTGGTTTTTTCAAAAAATGACAGACATTTATGGAGATATTCCTTACAGTGATGTAATT contains the following coding sequences:
- a CDS encoding SusC/RagA family TonB-linked outer membrane protein, whose protein sequence is MKHNLRLLFLFSFLVLFAQTSFAQTKEISGTVTSKTDNIPLPGVTVIIEGTTVGTETDFDGKYTLKANVGDVLVYSYLGMKSLKKTVANQTTINVALEDDADQLDEVVITAFGIKREAKKLGYLVQEVNSEDLTVAADPNMATALRGKIAGVEIRSGATGPGSSTNITIRGISSLSGSNQPLIVIDGVVVSNTNIGQGDFAGGFDFGDGFSNINPDDIERISVLKSGNATALYGYRGANGVILITTKSGKSGKVKVDVSSAASFDNVLVSPKFQNQYGQGRFDTATNTLEYNIIDGGSWGPRLDGTQRERFDGVGTAEYSANPGDFKDFYSTGTTFTNSVIVSQAKNGTDFKLSYGNLSNESIQKGATLNRHNFGLKAGIDVNEKIRVSGKIDYTRQKGENRPELTDGQSNTIKALSTKPRNISNSLLANNYLKADGTPNNWAGSFTMNPYYATNTLLNEDETNRYIGLISLDIDLLEGLKLNARASQDLSFTNAFIYREKGAFDIAPNGKLDEFNTTSKTTSYDLLLNYNTELSDDFSLTAAFGLNQINSSFKSIVTVGETFVQDNFFSFNNFKSKNINPSLVRSKSNSVFGSATFGYKNYAFLEVTARNDWSSTLPIDDASFFYPSVGGSVVLSDAIPSLVDNNFLSYLKLRAGYAKTGNATDPYNLQNTYLISSSEYNNQLFYFFGVNEEGAGAGASLRNPNLVAEISTNVEFGFDTRFFNDRLTFNATYYNIDTKNQILELSLPPSSGANQQVINAGLINNKGFELGLSAEVIKSKDFNWTTNVNFSKNISKIEELAQGIEVQVRERQFNDVVQVGGKLGDPLWSLFGSTYERDTNGNIMYDSNGLPMVGGIDKIGSTNPDALANLRNTFTYKNFSLSVLLDAKFGGDVFSFSDMVRATSGTDEITLEGREYFTGGNGILVPDGAVIDGTLDPDVAARGVNPQEYWGRLGQISERWVQDASFVKLRELSISYNFPNTVLDKLNISRLSLSYFGRNLAILHKNTANFDPETGFNNSFSGVEYFGFPSTSSHGIKLNVSF